ATGGCCAGCCAGCGCAGCATGATCAGAGTACGCAGGCGCAGGTGATCCTTTTCCCCGCCGCCGCCGATCGGGGCTGCGACATCGGGGCCGTTTAAAAAGGCCGAGATATGGTTTAGGGTCTTGCTGACAAACATAAAATTTCTGTTTTAAAGTTTTTGGCCCGAAAGTTCCCGATGACTAAATTCCGCCTGGCGATCATCGCCGCCGCCTTCGCCCTGCTGATCGGCCTGGCCGGTTATAACTGGTACAACAGCCTGAAGGGCGGCGCAAATGGCGCAAGGTCGCAGTATGCGTCGCAGGTCGATCCGTCGGTGACGATCGGCGGCCCCTTCACCCTCACCAACCAGGATGGCCAGCGCGTCGACCAGTCGATCCTCACCGGCAAGTGGACGGCGGTCTTCTTCGGCTATACCTATTGCCCGGATGTCTGCCCCCTGACCCTGCAATCCCTGGCGCGGACCAAAACCGCCTTGGGCAAGGACGCCGACAAGCTCCAGATCGTCTTCATCACCGTCGATCCGGAACGTGATTCGCCGGCCAATATGAAAGCCTACCTCGCCAGTGGCGGCTTTCCGAAGGGCGTGATCGGCCTGACCGGCAGCTCAGAAGAGATCAAATCGGTCGAAAAAGCCTATCGCGTGACGGCCAGCAAGAGCGGCGACGGCGATAATTACACCTATAATCACACAGCCGTGATTTTTTTGATGAACCCGAAGGGCCAGTTCGATTCGCCGCTGATGAGCGATATTACCCCACAGCAGAGCGCCGAGCAGATCAAAGACTCAATGAAGGCAAACAGTTAACGGACATGGCCGGGAAAGCGCTGTCAGACCTGCGGGTCCAGGGTGCTCGCACCTTGGTAAACTTATGTTTTCAGGCGTCGTAATGAATTGGCAGGACATGTTTGCTAATGTAGGTTACCGCTAACGGTAACCAGAGTACACATGACCTCCATGCTCTATTCGCTCCACGAATACGCCTACTATTCCGCCGCCCCGCTGCGGGCCATGGCGCAGATGACGCGCGATTTCTGGGGGTCGAAACTCAATCCGGCCTCGGATACCGCCATCGGCCGC
This sequence is a window from Asticcacaulis sp.. Protein-coding genes within it:
- a CDS encoding SCO family protein, producing MTKFRLAIIAAAFALLIGLAGYNWYNSLKGGANGARSQYASQVDPSVTIGGPFTLTNQDGQRVDQSILTGKWTAVFFGYTYCPDVCPLTLQSLARTKTALGKDADKLQIVFITVDPERDSPANMKAYLASGGFPKGVIGLTGSSEEIKSVEKAYRVTASKSGDGDNYTYNHTAVIFLMNPKGQFDSPLMSDITPQQSAEQIKDSMKANS